A region of the Deinococcus hopiensis KR-140 genome:
CTACGGGGTGTCCGAGCACACCATTCGGCGAGACCTCAGTGCCCTGGAAAGCCGCGGTCACCTGCAGAAGACGCATGGGGGAGCGGTCGCGCTTGCTACGGCGCACCTCGACTGGCAGGGACGGGCAACCAGCCTGCCGGAGGCCAAGGACCGGATCGGCCGCCGGGCTGCCCGGTTGATTCAGTCCGGCGAGACGGTCATCCTCGACGCGAGTTCAACGACGCTGGCTTTGGCGCGGCATCTGACAGTCCGACCACTGACCATCATCACCAACTCTCTGGACATCGCGGCTGTCTTCGAGCAGGAGGCCGAGGTCGAACTGATCGTGACAGGGGGAGCATGGAAAGCGCCGGCCCGGGCGTTGCGGGGCCAGGCAACGCGGGAAGTTATCCGTCAGTACAGGGCAGATTGGACTGTACTGGGCGCGTGCGCGCTGCATCCGAGGGCGGGCGTGACCGTGACAGACGAAGAGGATGCACAGCTCAAACGGGCGATGGTAGCGGCGGGCCTACGCACCGTCGTCCTGGCCGATCACTCCAAACGAGACCAAGTGGTGGCTCACTTGGTCCTGCGGCCGGAGGAACTGACCACCGTCGTGACCGATGAGCCCTGGCCGGAATTGGAGATTGTAGGAACGCAGGTGTTGACCTTGCTCAGAGAAAGCGTTGAAAAGACTTGATTCAGCTCACCGTGTGGATACCTCTCTTGAATTCTGGACTATGGTACGGGTTTACCGTGAAGTACCGCCTGAGCTGACGGCGTTCGGAGGTCCCCCTGACCGTCATCGTGCTCCTGCTTGCACAGCAGGGTGCCCTTCCAGCCAGCGGGTGGACTACGCTCCCTGGGATTGGGAAGGAATGAAGAGATTCAAGCGTTTCTACCCGCACACTTTCAAGTTGATCTCACCTCTGGAGCACCATGGAAAGCGCGGCGAACATACGAATTGGAGAGTTAGCGCAACAAGTGGGGGGTCAATATTGAAACCGTGCGCTATTACGAGCGGTGTGGCCTATTCCTGAGAATCTCTGAAAATCTACTCACATGAATCGATTGAGAAAGTGTATTATTTCCATGCTTATCTATTTTAAATCCTACATCTTCGCCAACTATTAAATCAGACAATAAGCCGCTCAGGCTGTACATTAACCAGAAAGCGACATTTGAATAGAATATGTAGTATTCCCGTGAAGGATAGTCGGATTCAGTAGGTCTAATCTGAAAAAACGACTCCATCCTATTCTTAAGGACGGCACGTGTGCTCAGGTACAAGCTATTTAACTGACTGTTCGCCTGAGAAATTTCAAGAAGGAGGCTATAAATGCGGACATCAAACACACAAACTTGACCGACTTTGTTCACCGCAAGGTCAGGATGCGTGATGAGTTATTTTAGCATTAAAATATCTTCCTCGGGGAAAGCTTTTAACATCTCTCCATAGAATAACTCCATGTCCGAGTAGATTAGATTCCGAAGATTTTTATAATATAATTTAAGAATA
Encoded here:
- a CDS encoding DeoR/GlpR family DNA-binding transcription regulator translates to MFAEERQNQILAELKTTGRVEVQVLAGRYGVSEHTIRRDLSALESRGHLQKTHGGAVALATAHLDWQGRATSLPEAKDRIGRRAARLIQSGETVILDASSTTLALARHLTVRPLTIITNSLDIAAVFEQEAEVELIVTGGAWKAPARALRGQATREVIRQYRADWTVLGACALHPRAGVTVTDEEDAQLKRAMVAAGLRTVVLADHSKRDQVVAHLVLRPEELTTVVTDEPWPELEIVGTQVLTLLRESVEKT